The Halichondria panicea chromosome 6, odHalPani1.1, whole genome shotgun sequence genomic sequence TGTGTAGGGTTGACTGAGCCGCTCAAACACCAACAAGGTCAACAAGATGGGCTGGTATATGTATGTAACTTAACATTAATATTTTAGGTTCCCCATGAAGTGGCCAGTAACTTGGTCCACAGTATGATGCTGTTCCATTGGGCAAACTGTTTCCCTTGTTCAAATTCAGATAAGTTGATAAAGTAATTATTGAGTTCGTGCACTGAACAGTGTGCGACAGCGGTTCAATATAATGATTGATTCAACCATGCATAGATCAACTAGATCAACTAACATATGCACAAAACAATAACATAGACTGTAAATACTAACTACAACAAAgacagtggagcagaggctcCCATAATTACACAGAGGGCGCTGCTAGGAGCAGGCCGCTGGCTATACTAGAGCACAAGCAATAAATAAAAGAAGTATAATAGTATTAGGAacccatgcatgtgcaattaAACAGTACACAATACAGGAGTACAGGAAATGACTAATGAAGTGATTAACTAGCTACTAGCAAAGTCATTACAAACTGAATCTACATAGTCCACAACAAGTCGATGAATataattgtgcatgcatgcaggctcaCAATAAACAATGAAAACAAGCTATAACAGTAATTttttgtttactgtttactgtttactgtttcATGACATCGATGACAGTGTGCGTGACTTTGGGTGCATTGTCAGCTGTAGCTTgaagagggggaggggctggtctgtagtcctctgtggtgaggggggctagTACGTCCAGGGCAGGCTCTCTCAGCTGGTCCGGCCTCGTGGCAGGTCggatgatgggaggagtgatgtaacgatcagggtcagcttcttccatGGCTTCATCAGTGTACGGATCACATCTGTCCACGTTTGTCCAGGTTTCATTGTTCTCTATTTCATGCCTTTCCAGTTTGCAAACTCGTGGAATCCTTTTTCTCAGTTTGAGTGAGTTTTGCAGAACAGGAACTTTCTTCAACGTGTACTCGTAACAATGGTAGCAAACTATCaccacaaacaaaataaaagCCACTGCCATTGAAATGTTGGATATTATGACTTGATTCCCATTGATGCTTCCTATGTAGAGGGTACCATACGCTAGAATTGCAAGATTGAGGAAAAAGAGTGTTTCCAGTAAATCATTGAATCGTATTTTGTACACTGGATAATTCTGCAATTTGAAAACAATCAGTCCAACAGTTATAGATCCAGCTGATAGTACGGGGAGAGAAGTGTCCAAAGCCAAGGCAGTTATTAGATTATGAGCGATCAAAGAAAAtaggagcagtcccacccagtagcgatgcttgggagtgaatggagcatggtatgcatcCATGAAGCCATTGTAGTATGTGTTCTTAGTTCATTTCATGAGCTTCCATTTTGAACAGCGAGGAAGCCATTGTCTAAAGAAGagcagtacagtgaacaataTACCAGAAATGAGGATTATGGCGGCAAAAACAAACCGAGGGACGTGACCGGGAGTGAAATATTACACATTGCCGTCATACAACCAAACCATATCACTTGAATTGTTGGGAAAATCCAACACCTTGGTTGCACTCTCGGGATAATCCAAGACCCTGTATTGCagtgcagcaatgataaaccgtaagagtttggaataagagagtaggacgagtgtgcctagggcagcaactgggttcctgttggagaggagctttgcaaatAAGTCAAAGTACTTGCTCAAAATGATTATTAAGAACATCAGAAGAAACAGGTAAGCAGGAAAGACAATCTGAAGGAGCACTTTtgcttgagagttcattcTATCATAAAAGCATGTCTCAATGACTAAATCAAGATTCACCCACGATATGAAAACTGTCAAAGGGTTATGAAAAGGTATGAAAATCGACTGATTTGCAGCTAATATATTATTGTAGAAGATCAGCCCATGGATAGTGCCTGTTGCTACGGTAATGTTGAAAACGAGAATAAATGCGACTAGTACTATGCCTGCCAGGGCAAACGGGAGTAGCTGGAGAAGGTAAGTGTTTGAGCAGAGTTCACATCGTGAAGTACCTAACACAAGACTCAGTCCTgattcacattctccacacaagacaccacttcgattgtaggcacattgttcgtcagggttgcttagactgatgttgactggttttagtacacaatagtcaaatgtacagttactAACAACATACCCACTTCCGTTAGTGGTATTAGTCACTCCTATCCATATGTTGTTATTACTTTCCAATTTTATGGTCCCATTTTTTTCAGAGCAGTTTGTTATCTGATATTCTTGCTGCAAtactggatcacagtcacacttgcactcaatTGAGGACTGATCACACTTTAGAAAAGATATGTTTAGAATATGtcttgaaattcccaaattgttgcatggaccatcagcatagagttccacttgagcagaACTGTCTTGTGAGAATGCATTatactctaattctgtgcactgattgccaactGTTTCTTGCTGTGCttgtccttctttgagacgaTCAACTCCACTCTCAGTGATAACAGAACTGTGAATTTTGGCATTATTCATTGGATTTCCAGCTTGGTCTATAGCCATAACACTTATTGTGAATGCTTGTCCTTTTCTAACAGAAATGGTTTGCTTGGTGGTGTTACACAACTTCACTCTGACAGCCTTTGAAGCTATTGATGAATAACACAGTATTGTTCAAGTACTCAAATCCATTGTCTGATGAAGAGAGTTCGGCTGATACATCCACCGTACACCTGTCAAACAGACCTCCGTAAATATTGTTCAAACACTGAACTTCTTCATTAAATCCAGAAGACAAGAAAGGTATCACAGCCTTAATAGAATTGTTATCAAAACCATAGAGATCTAgagtttgaatgaagcactCTGTTTGTGGCAGATCTTGTGCAGTAGTTACATCctctcctctacacacaccactctcagTACTGTCTGCCACAAATATCTCCCCTCCATATTGAGCCGTGTTACCGTAGATTTCTAGTATGACCAGCGTTTTACCAAGCTCTAGCTCCAAGTCCTGTTTCAGAATAATATATCTTGGAACTTTGTTGTAGATACATTCCACCTCCGCTATTGTTTGCTGAGTTTGACTTGATGTGGATGTGAGCGTGAGAAAAGGCCTTAATGTTTGAAGCGACTGCATAAATACCTCCTCCATTTTGAGCATCATTTCGATCTATAATACTCACAAACAGTACAGGTTCTatgtcactacatgtacatgggacAAAGTTATTATTAAATATACAACCAGTAGTGACCTTCGAATCAAATTCAATTTCGCTTGAGTATGCATAAATCCCACCACCATTTTGTGCTGTGTTATGAGAAATCTCTATTGGATAGTGAATAGAGAGTGTGCTCTCTCTCAGAAACACACCTCCTCCAACAGTAGCAGTATTGTTAGAAATGACCACTCCTTCTGCATTGATATAGATTTGACTCTGGACTGCTCTGATGGCTCCACCCTGCACACCACGATTGTTACTGAGAGTTGTGGGTCCATTGAACTCCACTCGACTGCTTAGAGCATACACAGGGTTTACATTATTGCTAACGGTGTTAACTCCCGTAAATGACAAGTTAGAATACACTGCGTAAATGATATTTTCACCCTCTAAATTGTCAAATATGCTTGTATTAGTAATTATCAAACTTGAGATAACAAGCGCAATCATTCCGACTTGTTTGGTGgctctgttgtttgtgagCACAGAGTCGGAAATGATCACAGGCACATCAGCAACAAAAAACACTCCACCaaagtcagcactgttattTTTAATCATGACTTTGGAGATAGATATAGTTCCAATCAATGCcaaaatcgctccaccagCGCTAGTTCCTCCATTACCAACTACAGCTTCATTGTCCGTTATATTACAGCTCAAGATAGATGCATTAACTATGAAAAGTAtaatcgctccaccagagGCTGCCTTGCTGTTTGTTAGCTCGCTATCAGATATCAGTAACTCTCCACTAAAAATCAAAATTGCTTCACCAATTTCAGCACTGTTGTACGCTAGCTCACTGTCAGAGATTGAGACACTCCCATTCAGGCtataaattgctccaccatatTCAGCGATATTATCCATAAAGTTACAGAAACTGATTGAAACATTAACTGCCGAAGtactaatcgctccaccattaTGATAAGCGCTATTATTTGTAAAGTTGCTCCAACTGATAGTCACACTTGCAGAGACCACAAACACTgctccaccataattatacagcagtATTGGAATCGAACCTTGAACCATTAATAACAGTTTGACTTGATTCAATGTTCACTGCACCGCCATCGTTACTCAAGAAGTCACTCttttcaatgtacacagtaTATATCAGCCTCAACAGTCAATGCTCTGTAAGTGCAAGTGTTGTTCACAAAGAGAACTTGTTCAATCGTCACAGTTACCGTACGAGTGATCCAGAGTGTACAAGCTTCCAACTTTAGCAATTTTAAGTCTACCAAATAGCATTGAGAAATGTTCATGTATAGCCTGAACTACTTTCGTCAACTGCTCCagtgaaatgcaaaccttcGATACTCAACGCACTGATATCGGATAACTGCACTCTACCAGTTTTGTTTAAATTGATAGTGGCATTTTGGCCAGCAATAGTCACCTCTCCAAAATTACGAATGTAAAGTATTTCACTTAATATatgatctccaggtagaaagctcaaggtgagattgtctccaccagataacaggtctgtttgaacaagctgctcaAGAGTGAAACAAATTCCATTTCGATAGTCATTACACAAGTCagttgaatccactggcacaatgtgatagtgctcactcctggtaacagtagctagggtcAGTAGCAGCACCAACCAGGTGCAGTGCATGTTCTCTCCGATACTATAAGATTACAAGCATATTTAAATGCAATTAATGcagtacagtggattgcagtgcacttgcaacagagaattgccaaacagcaaaaccacaatcagataaattattatgcagcactccaagtcttacttgccgtctatgaatggtaactcaacttttcaaggtattgtccggatatttagaacaaatgtaatattaaagtactggagtgtccgttgtattagaacaacgaaaattgcccaaaagagtgtccgggtaattagaagtgtccgataaattagaagatatacggtatcagTTTTCTGGAGTTTACTTGAACTTTTCCAAGAGTACTGTACTACTTTATTACAGGTAGAAAGCATAGAGCCAACTGAAAATAACCAATTTTTCAGCAGACACTCATTGAACCTCTCTAGGcatgccccctcccccccaaagAACGTAatttacatgcatgacatttgtacactgtatagtCAGTCAAGCATTCTTGAAATGTATTTCATGCATTTCTAGTCTACTTAAGCTTTTCAAGAGTGCTATCATAAAGTATCCATTctttagactacattacatcatctgtaattaatctgattggctaaaaacagtagattacatgagcataatctacaagaaggtacttattctacaggaaatgggcacatattctacaggaagtggacacatattctacaggaaatggacgcatattctacaggaagtgacaaataatttgcaggaagttctcaaaagttggaatgaaatttttagtgaaagtgacaagaagatgacaaaaacattataaaaaacacagaatgcgatagtttgttcagtcaatatccattcttgctttgctttttccagttgggcatgggcaaggggggccaggaagcattaaaaacactttagcagtcgcttgatactttctattgagttttttaaggttccatgccggtccagtctgctctatacccccctctactccaccacagagcttcattcttcttcttgtagtgttgcagtcggttctagcatagttctagattctttttacttgtctgttctttccagtatcttcaggaagcgtttcacaagctttactaagtcttactgtagtttttcattgttttgaagccgtcttcttgtctttttctgtcaactggtgtctctcacagctctccagctcgtccagctcgcacaaattcaatttctgttgctacacaccaaacctggctttttataatcacgcctcgcgcatgcgcaatgaagtccaagttagatagaccacacccactcgtagaatatgcgtcttagtaaccaccttggttacggttagattccctcggctttgtgcctcgggctaaccgtaaccgcggaggttacatagacgcatattctactcttatgtgtagtctatcctatacgTAGGTATCTATGAGTGAGACTAATAGGAGTGCCCTGAGAATATCTATATAATCGCATGGAGGTGTATGACTGAGCACCTTTTTAGGATTTAATCCCCTGGGCCCAGCTTGTAGATTCAATTTGCTCATACCTGTATATTATGTTTAGGAATAAGCAGATGTTCAATGAGATTCTGCTAATTGTAATAAAAATGCAAGCTGATCTTATTGGTAATGAAATTCATATctggtggttttgctgtttggcaattttctgttgcaagtgcacagCAATCCACTGTACCAGTATACTAGTATGGGTCAAGTGGTATTAGAATTTTAGTAATTAATTACTTGTTGACACCTTGTTTTATCATAATCATATACCTAAATGATCAGCTAGAATGCATGAAAATGTGTGTTCACTCATGTTAATAGGCTCAGCATGAAATTATATTGCATTGCTAGAGTTAGTGTATAGTCTACATACATAATGCACCATCAGTGCCCACTGTAGTTATCATATCTCTCAAACCCATGGCAGTCCCAGAACCAAAATTTTACCGCAAGAAGAATACCTAACAAACATTTTGTCAAAGTAAAAAAAAATCGAAGGATCCCCATTACTACAAAAGTAAACCACAATATAGCGGACAATGACCTTTCCCCTCAAGTTAATTAAATACCTATTTTCACATATCATCTTAGAGGGTATTAAAATGCTCTAAGGTAGTATATTTATATTGACTTAAAAGCAACCTGTTCCAAAGATATGGCACAGTTTGTAACAGAAGGTAGATAAAATTTTGCACGAAAGTCACAACTTTGGCACCTTGTATCTCAGAAGCCATGCAATAAGTGACCCCAAAAATTCTTGTGGTTCAATAACTTTATGCGAATGTACTGAGTTTTGTAATAATTTGAGGGGGGGGCGTGCATTTTGTGTGTTGATCTCACTTGGAATGACCCCAATGTATAGGCAAGTTCAAGAACTTTTAAGAGATGCACACAGAAGCTCCTCCGGCCATGTACAATGCATGTTCTAGGTAACCCTGCTTCCCAGAAAACGGAAAGTTCGTGGTTAAGTTTTACATCATAAGGATCTacatacactgcatgtgtgtgaggcTGTGTTTGATTTTTGAAATGGCGCATTTTTCCACATGCAACcatgctcataattatatagccacTCTTGGATATTAGAAAACAAAATGAATTAATGAAACAGCAGATCACTGAAAGTACGAGTGCCTCCTCTCATTAGTATTGGCtcgatacataattatgagaggcCCAACATAATCATACTGGAACATAGCGCCGGCTTTGTACCCACATGCAGTAGTATATACAGTGTTGATAAgtgccattaattttaactcGATTAAAATTCCTGAAACTACCACATATTGACTTGTAGTACCTCACTCTACAAGTCATTCTAGCAAAACTAGCAATCCTCTCGGTAACTTGGCTGTAACCACAGTAAAGATAaatgatgaatatcattaagcATGCTCATACAGTAAGCAGTAGTTGCAAGTTGCACTgtagtctcgcaccagccaCGATTCAGTAAAAATAGGTCGGACCTATAGCGTTCCAATACAGAGTTGGTGCCAAGACTAGTTTCACTGTACACTATACTTTCAGCAGAGCCTCAGACAACAGCTCAATATGACAATGAAACTCGTGGAGCCGGAATGGTGTATTCTTCTTAATTGACATTGCCCCAGTTCTTACGAACATGAGTTTTGCTTTCATATGCTCTATTGCTTGAAGAGAAGAGgccatgcaactacaatctatcgtATTACAAATGTGTGGGGGCGTATTACTGAGAATAAtttattgcacgtgcactttaTACTCTGACTTACTAGCCTCGTTTTTACTCTATTCCCttggctaaatatagcatatcctgctgactcatcaataataattatgacacatagttgcatgccctcttctcttttaatataattatgcccttgATGTAACTGACAATGTGGCTGGTTCattgcatgtaataattaaaCTCAGTTAACAatttttgctacggactcttctgaaaaggctggcAAAAGTAGGCATaacgcaaaacattctagtaatatatacggtagtacatTGTGGTTTCATAGCTTGTGTTCAGTGTTGCAAAGGTGTTTAAAAACTACTGTAGCTAGTCTCTATCATATTATAGTAAAGTTGTGCTATAGTTCTGCACAGAGGCTGTTAGAATGGGCTTCCTTTCTTGAGTGTCATAGTTTCCCTTGAGAGCAGCTCTCTCCAAGCAAGCACATGTGGAGCCAGTCTGGTAAAATTTGTTACTGGTCGCACCCGCTTCAGTTACAACAAACTCACTCAAAGCCAAACACTGCATGCAGCGCAAGTAGACACTTTTACCTCAATTGTATTACAAGGTTATGGAACTCGATGCCCCGTGACCATGCATGGATATCAACACTACTAACTCTAATAATGAATACCATCTATCACCACTTCTGGGAGAACTTTAAACAAAACTTTAACTCATAACAACCCATGTACTAATGTGCCCATGCAACAGATGTTCATAGCTCCatatgtaattatagttaaaTGTATTATATCTAGCTGTGTTGCACAATGTGGCACAGTCTGTCAGCCAGCCTTTGTCCAAACATTACTTTGTTTTTATATCACAATTACATTACaggctaataataatatatcaCGAAATCGTAGATCTAAATCTAGACTAGCATACTTACCTATATAGAATACTGTACTTTTTAATTCCAGACCAATAGACACAAGGACACAGTGCACAGATTGATATAGCAGTATATAGCCAGAGACTGAGTATAGAGCCTATAAGAAAGCTGTATCTAGTGTTATACTGTATGGTCAGATAATTGTGAACAGAATTgttcctgtacatgtatatagaaaaTGTTGGATATTACCAAAAATCCCTAACTACTATAAGAAAACATCACCATGTCGTAATAATGTTTCTTATACTGAAACACTTGTATATAGTACACATGCACCAGCAAATCAAACAGAAGAGCTATGAATACAGTATCTATTAGCCCATAAccatgacattgtatacacCCTCAAAGGATGGGCAGACAGATGATGGGATTCTATTATAAGTGTGAAACCATACCCGTGTGCACGAGGGTAGCTATATAGGAGTATGGCCACGAGGTTGCAAATAAAACTCTGCAATATTTCATGAAAACGGGAGAGATGGatatcctatatatatactctggTCAGTAAGACAGTCCTCACAAttttcattattttgtttcAACCCCGGCCTCCCCCTCCACTCAGACTCAcaccgacacacacacacacacacactcacacacacacacacacacacacacacacactcacactcacactcacactcacacacacacacacacacacacaccacagaacACACGACTGGTTCTGGCCACCATTGACGAGTGCTGGAGCTCCTCTCCCTCACAAAGACCAACCACACAACAACTCAAGGAGACATTGCAAATCGCTATTATACCAGCTATTATAAATGGCAAGTATCAGTTGACAAGAATGGACAAACAGTGTATTAAGCAAATAACATAATAACATAAGAGGTGCTGCAAAGTCTTTTTGTGTCAGAATCATTGTCCTCGCATCAACATTATATTATTTCACTCACATTTTactgaactataattatacaagtggACAAAATGGGGGAAGTACTGTAGGGCTGGCTGAGCCGCTCAAACATCAGAAAGGACGTAAACAAGATGGGTTGGTGTTATAGTTATTGTAATAATATTAGGTTCCCCGTGAAGTGACCAGTAACTTGGTCAACAGTAGTATATACCGTACGATGCTGTTCCATTGGGCAAACTAATCCCCTTGTTCAAATTCAGATAGTAATTTAAAGTTCGTGCACTGAGCAGTGTGCGACAGCTCAAGATAATGATTAATAAATTTGATTCTATCATTAAACCATAGATCAACTAACAGTATGCACAATAACATAGACTGTAAAGACTAAGTACAACAAAgacagtggagcagaggctGCCATACACAAAGCTAAGGGCGCCGCTAGAGCACAAAGCAATAAAGAGAACTATACAAAAGTAGTAATAGTATCACACAGGACTTAAATTGTTTACAGTGCAACGCAGGAGTACAGGAAATGACTGACGAAGTGgtactagctatatactagCAAAGTCGTTACAAGTAAATTTAAACTGAATCTAGTCCACAAAAGTCAATGAATataattgtgcatgcatgcaatgaggAGGGCTCACAAAAACCAGAAAACGGAAAcaagctataaaattatacaaacaGTATTTAATTGAGATATACCATCATTCGTTAAATGTTACTCTTTACGACATCGATGACAGTGTGCGTGACTTTGGGTGCATTGTCttgaggagggggaggggctggtctgtagtcctcCGTGGTGAGGGGGGTTAGTACGTCCAGGGCAGGCTCTCTCAGCTGGTCCGGCGAATGATCAGGGTCAGATTCTTCCATGGCTCCATCAGTGTATCTGTCCGCGTTTGTCCAGGTTTCGTTCTCCATTTCGTACTTTTTCAGTTTGCGAACTCGTGGAATCATTTTTCTCAGTTTGAGTGCATTTTGCAGAACAGGAACTGTTTTCAAAATGTACTCATAACAATGGTAGCAGACTATCaccacaaacaaaataaaagCCACTGCCATTGAAATGTTTGATATTATGACTTGACTCTCATTGATGTTTCCTATATAGAGGGTTCCATACGCTAGAATTGCAAGATTGAGGAAAAAGAGTGTTTCCAGTAAATCATTGAATTGTATTTTGTACACTGGATAATTCTGCGATTTGAAAATATTAAGTCCAACAGTTATAGATCCAGCTGATAGTACAGGGAGAGAAGTGTCCAAGGCCAAGGCTGTTATTAGATTATGAGCGATCAAAGAAAATAGGAGtagtcccacccagtagcgatgcttgggagtgaatggagcatggtatgcatcCATGAAGCCATTGTAGTATGTGTTCTTAGTCCATTTCATGAGCTTCCATTTTGAACAGCGAGGAAGCCATTGTCCAAACAAGAGCACTACAGTGAACAATATACCAGAAATGAGGATTATGGCGGCAAAAACAAACCGAGGGATGTGACCGGgagtgaaatattgcacattgCCGTCATACATCCAAACTATATCACTTGAATTGTTGGGAAAATCCAATACCTTGGTTGCACCCTCGGAATAATCCAAGACCCTGTATTGCagtgcagcaatgataaaccataagagtttggaataagagagtaggacgagtgtgcctagggcagcaactgggttcctgttggagaggagctttgcaaatgagtcagAGTACTTGcttaaaatgattattaagAACATCAGAAGAAACAGGTAAGCAGGAAAGACC encodes the following:
- the LOC135336843 gene encoding uncharacterized protein LOC135336843 isoform X2; this translates as MAIDQAGNPMNNAKIHSSVITESGVDRLKEGQAQQETVGNQCTELEYNAFSQDSSAQVELYADGPCNNLGISRHILNISFLKCDQSSIECKCDCDPVLQQEYQITNCSEKNGTIKLESNNNIWIGVTNTTNGSGYVVSNCTFDYCVLKPVNISLSNPDEQCAYNRSGVLCGECESGLSLVLGTSRCELCSNTYLLQLLPFALAGIVLVAFILVFNITVATGTIHGLIFYNNILAANQSIFIPFHNPLTVFISWVNLDLVIETCFYDRMNSQAKVLLQIVFPAYLFLLMFLIIILSKYFDLFAKLLSNRNPVAALGTLVLLSYSKLLRFIIAALQYRVLDYPESATKVLDFPNNSSDMVWLYDGNV
- the LOC135336843 gene encoding probable outer membrane protein pmp6 isoform X1; translation: MVQGSIPILLYNYGGAVFVVSASVTISWSNFTNNSAYHNGGAISTSAVNVSISFCNFMDNIAEYGGAIYSLNGSVSISDSELAYNSAEIGEAILIFSGELLISDSELTNSKAASGGAIILFIVNASILSCNITDNEAVVGNGGTSAGGAILALIGTISISKVMIKNNSADFGGVFFVADVPVIISDSVLTNNRATKQVGMIALVISSLIITNTSIFDNLEGENIIYAVYSNLSFTGVNTVSNNVNPVYALSSRVEFNGPTTLSNNRGVQGGAIRAVQSQIYINAEGVVISNNTATVGGGVFLRESTLSIHYPIEISHNTAQNGGGIYAYSSEIEFDSKVTTGCIFNNNFVPCTCSDIEPVLFVSIIDRNDAQNGGGIYAVASNIKAFSHAHIHIKSNSANNSGGGMYLQQSSKIYYSETGLGARAW